The Oxalobacter aliiformigenes nucleotide sequence CGTGGCGGGTATCACCGAAATCGGCATGACAGCCGATCCCGAAACGGTCAGACGGCTGCGAAGGGAAAACAAGATCGCTTTCCCGGAGGATCTCGGCATCGCCCGTACCGAAGCCAGACGTTCGCTGCTGGCAGCCGGCAGTATCGCCGAACTGGTCGAATGGTCGGGCGGTCTGTATAACCCGCCATCCCGTTTCAGGAGCTGGTAATGGATACCTTGACCCTGTCAAACGATACCCGTGCCGAAACCGTCGCCCGGCGGCTGGCCGGTCATGCCGTAAATGCCCTGATCGGGGAAGCACGGCTGTCCCCGAAGCCCGGACTGGTCGATGCACGCGGCAGCGGCTCGCACGACGACATGGATCTGCCCATGCTCGAGGCTTCCGCAAAAAGCCTGCAAACGGCATTTCTCTCTATGGCACTGGCCGGATGGTCCCGCCGTCCGGACACGGCCTTGAGACGCCGGATCGGCGCCATCGGCCGGGAAGGGGAGAAAACCATGATGAAAACGACCGGAGGCATCAACACCCATCGGGGAGCTATCTGGGCACTGGGTCTTCTGGTGACGGCCGGTGCCATGCACGATGGAATTGCCACTGCCGACGACATGACCCGGACGGCCGCCCGTCTGGCATGTCTGGACGATACCGCCTGTCCTCCGGCGTTTTCCAAAGGACGCTACGTTACCGGACGGTACAAGGTTCCCGGTGCCCGGGAAGAAGCCCAAAGCGGCTTTCCGCACATCACGCAGCTGGCCTTGCCCCGGCTTGCCGAAAGCCGGCAGCAGGGTGCCAGCGAAGAAGAGGCACGTATCGATGCACTGCTGGCGATCATGACCTCGCTGTCCGACACCTGCGTGCTTTCACGGGGTGGCCCCGCTGCGCTGGATGCCATGCATGCCGGAGCGAAAGCCGTGCTGGCGGCCGGCGGCATGGGCACGGTGGAAGGGAAAAAAGCCTTCGATGCGCTGGAATACGCCATGTTGTCGGCCCGCGTTTCCCCGGGGGGAGCGGCGGATCTGCTGGCGGCATCACTGTTTCTGGACAGCGTGGCTGTCCGATAAAGGAGAAAAAAGATGGAACGTATCACACTGGAATATCCCGGCTATGGAAAAGCCGGAAAAAAAGCGCTGGCCGGTGTCGTCGGTTCCGGCGACATGGAAGCCCTGTTCGAACCGGATACGGCCGGAAAACTGGCCATATCCATCACCACATCGGTTGACGGCAGCACACCCCGCTGGCAACGGCTCTTCGAACGGCTGGCCGGCGGCCGTTCCCTGCCTGCCGGCCGGCTGGTCATCCACGATTTCGGTGCGACACCCGGTGTCGCCCGGCTGAGAATCGAACAGGTTTTCGAGGAGGCTCACCATGAATGACACCCGTTTTATCGAACTGTCCGCCCGTGACCGGGCCAGAGGACTGCTGGACGCCGGAACCTTCCGGGAATTGCTCGGGCCGTTCGACTATGTCATGTCGCCCTGGCTCGAACCACAAGGCATCATTCCACAGGCCGATGACGGCATGGTCGTCGCCAAAGGCACTCTTTCGGGAAAACCGGCCGTCGTGATCGCTATCGAAGGAACTTTCCAGGGCGGCAGTATGGGCGAAGTGTCCGGCGCCAAAATGGCGGCTGCCCTGGAACTGGCGGTGGAAGATAACAGAAACGGCATTCCGACACAGGCCGTCCTCTGTCTTGAAACCGGCGGGGTACGCCTTCAGGAAGCCAACCTCGGACTGGCGGCCATTGCCGACATTCATGCCGCCATCGTCGATTTGCGACGCCATGTGCCGGTCATCGGCATCATTGCCGGCACCGTCGGCTGTTTCGGTGGCATGTCGATCGCGGCAGCCCTGTGCAGCTATCTGATCGTGACACGCGAAGCACGCCTCGGGCTGAACGGCCCACAGGTCATCGAGCAGGAAGCCGGCATCGGAGAATACGACTCGCGCGACCGTCCGTTCATCTGGAGCCTGACAGGTGGTGAAGCCCGGTTCAGAAACGGTTTTGTCGACGCGCTTGTGGACGATTCTCTCTCTGCCGTCAAGACAGCCACTATCGCCTGTATCGAAAAAGGACGTCCCGGCAGCCTGCGCTGCGAACAGATTGACGGCTATCTCTCGAAACTGAACGCTTTCGATACCCGCCAGCAGGCAGACGCCAGACTCACCGCGGAATTATTCGGAAAAGGAGATCGCTCATGAATACCCCCGACAAAACAAACGGCGCCAGTCGTGGCGACATCTGGTTTGACCTGCTCGCTGGCGATTTTGTACAACGGGCAGGGCAATGCCCTTCCGTGAGAGTCGCCGACGGCACATTGCACGGTGAGCCGGTCCGTGCCATTGCCGTCGTTCCCGATCCCGGAAACCATTACCCCCGTGCCGTCCGGGGCGAGGTCGGGCTTCTGGAAGGCTGGACTCTCGGAAAGACAGTCGCCGAAGCTGTCGAACAGGACCGGGGAAAATCCGTGAAGCGGACCATTCTCGCCATCATCGACGTTCCCAGCCAGGCATATGGCCGAAGGGAAGAAGCATTCGGCATCCATCTGGCACTGGCCGCCGCAGCGGGAGCCTATGCCACGGCGCGGCTGGCAGGGCACCCCGTTATCGGGCTGATCGTGGGCAAGGCCATGTCCGGCGCCTTTCTGGCACACGGGTATCAGGCCAACCGGCTGATCGCCATCAACGACAGGGGTGTCATGATTCATGCCATGGGCAAGGCGTCCGCGGCCCGGATCACCCTGCGGACGGTCGAGGCACTGGAAAAACTGGCTTCCGCCATCCCGCCGATGGCTTATGACATCGCCAACTACAAAACACTCGGTCTGCTGGAAGAGCTGATCGACGTCGCCGATCCTGTGCATCCGACTGCCGTGGAAGTGGAGAATGCCAGAAATGCGGTACTTCGGGCGATCGAAAGCACCCGCGCCGGCGGTGTGACCCTGTCCAACCGTCTGGGTTCGCCCAACCGCGCCAGTACATCGCTTGTGCGCGAACGGATGCGCGAACAGTGGCGGGAATGACACCATGAAATCCGCCGTCATGCCATCGTCAGGACCAACAGGCAGACTGCTCTGCCGGCCTCACGATCTGCTGTGGATTGCCGGCAGGGAAGCATTCGTTTCCCGGAAACCGTTGCCGTCATGGGTCGATTCACGGTGGCATGACGACATGCCGGTCGTCGTCAGACGCGACGACCGGAAAAGCGGCCTGATCCCGATCGGCATCCGCGGTAAAACACGGGCCGAACGGGCAGCGGCATGGATTTCCCCGGAATCGGTCCGAAAGATCGTTTCTCCCGAATCCCTGGTATCGGATACCGGCAAGCTGGCCACGTCTCCCTTTGCGAATACCCGGCCGGTTCAGGCACTCCTGCATCTGGCGAAGTGGATGGAAACATGGCATTGGGGAGTCACCGGCAGTTGTGGGTATGCCCTGGCAACCGGCACCCCGGTCATGCACGACGACAGCGATCTCGATCTGCTCATCCGCTGTCCGGAACCGGTCAACCCTGCGATTTTTGAGGAACTGGCCGGAAAACTGGCTGCGCTGTCATGCAGGACGGACATCCAGATCGAGACGCCGACCGGTGCATTTGCGTTGCAAGAATGGTTGCGCCGGCGTGGGGAAGGTACCGGCTGCCGCATTCTGCTGAAAACGGATCACGGACCGATACTGACTACCGATCCCTGGCGATCAGTCCAATCTGCCAAGCGAGAAATATCATGAACAGAATTCTTTTCACATTTCCCGGACAGGGAGCGCAGATTCCCGGCATGCTGCATGAACTCGACCGGGTCATTTCCTGCAAGCACTGGTTCGACAGGGCAGGTGACGTCCTCGGCGAGAATGTCCTGACGCTGGACACCGCCGAAGCACTCGGGCGGACGCGTGCCGTCCAGCTCTGCATTCTGATCGCGGGAGTGGCCTGCGCCGACTGGCTGATCCGCGAGAAAAGCATGCCGGACTTCGTTTCCGGACTGTCGATCGGCGCTTTTCCCGCAGCGGTGACCTCCGGTGCGCTTGCCTTCGACGATGCCCTCAGGCTGGTTTCCCTGCGTGGGGAATTGATGGAAAATGCTTGTCCTGCAGGATATGGCCTTTCCGCCATCGGCGGCCTGCCCGAACGGTCCGTCAGGGAACTGGTTGAAGCCGTCCATTCACCCGAACATCCCGTTTTCGTCGCCAACCTCAACGCCGCCGACCAGTTCGTGATCGCCGGTTCGGATGAGGCCATGAGGCGGGTACTGGAACTGGCGCGTGAAAAAGGCGCGACCGGAACCGACCGGCTGGCCGTCGCCGTCCCTTCCCATTGTCCGTTGCTGGGTGAAGCGTCCCGGATACTGGCCGGAGCATTTCGCGACATCCGCCTCAGGCGGCCGTCCATCGCCTACCTGAGCGGCAGTACCGGCCGGGTACTCTGGCAACCCGAACGCATCGCCGACGATCTGGCCTTCAATATGGCACGTCCCCTTCACTGGGCCGACGCCATGACGGCGGCCTATGAAAGAGGCGTTCGGCTGGCGGTTGAAATGCCGCCCGGATCGGTTCTGACAGGACTCGCGAAACGGATCATGGAACAGGGCGAAGCCATCGCCTGCCAGCAACAACCGTTGCAAACCGTTCTGGAACTGGTGAGGCGGCTGAAAACAGGCTGACCAGAAGCGCCGGCCCGTCAGCCGGTGGAATGACGGGCCATCATGCGCGCCTCTGCCACGAGTGCAAGAATATCCGGATCCCGTTCACGGCTTTTCGGGAAAACCAGCGCAACCGTCTGTTTCTTCCGGTATTTTTCCGCCAGCCCCACCAGACGCACCGAACTGTCGAATACCTTTCCGATACGGCGCGGAACCAGCGACAGGCCGACCCCGGCCTGCACCATGTTCATCAGGGAAAAAATATCGTTCAGGCGGGTCACGACGACCGGTTCAAACCCGGCTTCCGCAAACGCGTCGCTGAAACATTGCGCCGTCGCGAAACCGTCGTTCATGGTCACGAATTTTTCTTCCTTCAGATCCGCCAGTTCCACGGGTTCCGCCAGCGGAACCGAAGACGAGAGCGGGACAGCCAGATAAAATGTATCCTCGAACAACGGCAGCGTTTCCAGACCGGCCAGCTCTACCTTCTTTCCGGGCAGTGATACCAGAATGGCGTCGAGTTGTCCTTCATTGAGTTGCGCCAGCAGTTCGCGGCTCGAGTTCATCGACAGGTCGATTTCCATTTCCGGACGTCTGCGCTTCAATCCCATGATCAATCGCGGCACCAGTTCCGTCGTCAGGGAATAAAGACATCCCAGTTTCATCCGGCCACGGCCATAACCCGCCGCCTCACGCGTCGCGTCGATTGCCCGGCGAATCACCAGAACCATCTCTTTGGCATAATGCGCCAGCGTCCGTGCAGCGGGCAGGGGACGCAGATTGCGCCCATCCTGCACGAAAAGAGGGCATCTCAGCACATCTTCGAGCGAATGAAGGGCACGGTGGACACTCACCCCGCTGATGCCGAGCATTTCAGCCGTCCGGGCGATATTCCGTTTTTCCATGAAAGCCAGAAAAATTTCCAGCTTGCGGATTGTCAGTTCACTATCGATCATATTTCACAGAAAAATACTCAACCGCAGGCAGACAGTTCCATACCCTGTTTCGCAACGTTTTCTATTTTCGCCTTCCGGACAGGCGTTGTCCACGTCATGCGGCAGAATTCGCTCTGGCATATTTCATGCATGCCACACTACAATATACAAAACAACGAACAGGAAAGAAAAATGGCGATTCTGATTATCGACATGGGCATACCTCCCGGAAAAATACCGGAACAGTGCGGGACGGCTTCCCGCTGGTTTCTTGACGCACTGGGCGAAATCGGCAAGAAAGCGGACGTGGTACATCCCTGGAGAGACGAGGAACTGCCGGTTCCCACCGCCGTATCCGGAGCGGTCATCACCGGTTCGTGGAGCATGGTGACCGACGAGGAGCCCTGGAGCGAGAAAACCGCCGAATGGATCCGTCAGGCTCTTTTTTTCGATATCCCCCTTTTCGGGGTCTGTTACGGGCACCAGCTGATGGCCCATGCACTGGGTGGTACGGTCGGCGACAACCCCGAAGGCGGCGAAAAGGGCACTTTTAACGTGACGCTGACTGAAAAAGGCAGGAACAACCTGCTGCTGGACGGTTTTCCCGACCGGTTCCCGGCGTATCTTTTCCACCAGCAAAGCGTTCTGGTGCCACCTTCCGGCTGTGACGTGCTGGCCACATCGGAAAAGGATGCCTGCCAGATGCTGCGTTATGGAACCAGCGCCTTTTCCGTGCAGTTTCACCCCGAATTCACGGCAAACATCCTGAAAGCCGCCTGTACCGATGACGCCGGAGAAAACGGATTGACAACTTGTACCATCATCCCTGAAACACTCTGGTCTCGGAAAATACTGCACAATTTCTGCCGTATCGTCGAAGATATCGGGTAAGATGGCATCCATATTTTGCTACCGGCGCAACCGGCAGGACACACTGGTGAAATAGTTAGCTTTATTTCCGGTCATACTCTCTGCCGGTACGACAAACGGATTTTCACCGTTTTTACGGAAATACGGACAGTTTCAGACCGCCTTAAACACAACGTGTATCCCGCTTGCGCCATCCGCCAATATTTACCGCCTGTCCCGTTTTCGTCCGGAGCCGTCACTGTGGTTTGCCTGCAAAAACCACCTTCTTCCTCTGGAAAAAATAAAAAAAACGGCACCGCCCGGGTGCCGTTTTCCTTTATGCCGTCAGGCTTCATTTGGCCTTGACATAATCGCCGGCCAGCGTTTTGCCGTTCGTGCAGAACAATCCCAGATCGTTCTTGTCGTTCGCCTTGGAGGTGAAAACATTCATCGAATCCGGACCGGTCGAACGGATAACCAGCGTACTCTTCAGATCGGGATTGACCGTTTGCAGGGGAATTTCGACCTGATCGTTGACGATTTTGCCCTGTCCGTTGAAAGTACAGCCTTCCTCTACGCCATCGGCGGAAAAAGTAACGGTCACACCGTTTTGCGCATTGCCCAGAATAGTCAATGTTTCACCGCTTCCGTCAAGCATCCGGTCGCCGGCGAGCCGGTAGCGGCCGGCGAAGTCGGAAGCGACCTTGGGTGCCACCTTCTTTAACGTATACTGTTCGGACAACGTTTCGGAACGTTTGCCGTCCTTGTCCGTCATTTCGATCGCATCAGCCGATTTGACAATGAAATACTGGGTATCGAACGGAAAAGTGACCGTCACGATTCCCTTGTCCATTTTCCAGGTGCCGCCCTGGGAAAGGGAAGCGCCATCGGTATTTTCATAAAGCTGGGTTTCGACGACCGAACCGTCCTGATCGAACGTAATGGCCGTCTTGATGCCCGGGCAATCGGCGCATGGCAATGTTCCGGCATACATACCTTGCGGCGGTGCCACATCTTTTTCCGACTTGCTGCAGGCCGCCAGTATCGCCAGCATAAAGAGGCTCAACAGAAATAAAGAAAATCGTTTCATATGCATCTCCAGGGTGTTTTAAAAAAACCTGCGTTTGAAAGGATTCAGAAAACACGCCAAGGCTAACGCAGTCTCCCGAAGATGAAGTGACCCATATCAGAAACCGGACAAAAAACGGAAAAACCGGCCCGAAAGATGCTGCCGGTCCGATCCGCGACAAAAAAAGCCGGGACACCCCCGGCTCTTCCGTACACAACAGATGTCATGCGATTTTCGGTTGGCCATCCGATGCGGTCGCTCCGCCATCGACCGGAATACAGGCCCCGTTGACGAAACTGGCATCGTCGCTCGCCAGAAACGCCATGACCGAAGCCACTTCTTCCGGTTGTGCCGCACGGCCAAGCGGAATGCGTTCATTGAATTTTTCCTGAACCGCGACATCGAAACCGCTGGTCATATTGGTTTTGACCAGGCTGGGGCAAACGGCATTGATGCGTACGCCGGAAAGTCCATGATCCAGTGCCATGGCACGGGTCAGGTTGGCGACAGCTCCCTTGGATGCGCAATAGAAAGCGGCACCCCAGTCGCCGCCCAGTCCGGACACGGACGAAGTATTGATCATGCAGCCTTTCGATCTGATCAGATGGGGCAGGGAAAACTTGGCCCCGTAAACCACTCCGTCGATATTGATGCCGGAAATGCGCCGCCAGTCATCCAGCGAGGTTTCCAGAACCGATCCGACCACATGTACCCCGGCATTGTTGATCATGACATCGAGCTTTCCGTATTTTCTGACGGTATCCTCTATCATTTTCTCGACGGCTTTCGGATCAGACACATCGACCACCATGGCCGTCGTCCTGTCCTCCGGAAGGGTGGCCGCCATTTTCATGACATCGCCTGCTACGTAATCGGCCAGAACGACCGTCGCGCCTTCGGAAGAAAACCGTCTGGCTGCCGCCGCACCGATGCCGTTGGCGGCTCCCGTAATAACAACCACTTTACCTGCAAAACGATCCATCGTTGCCTCCTTTAAAGGGTTATGTCCATACATGGTCACCGTAAACCATCATGGCCCGAAGTACAAGCGGCAAAGGAAATAATCACGTTCTTTTTGGTCTGGACCAAAAAACGGTATCCCCGGATGAATTCCCTCCGGCACAATCCGGTTTCTTTTTCCTGAACTTGCGATGCTCGGCTACCGTTCCGATTATCTCAACCGAATCGATATGCGAGCGGATACAGGGATGGTCATCATTTAAGGGAACGAGTTCGAAAAGCATCTTGTGCGAAGCATCCAGCCCGCGCGGACGGTACTTCCTCAAAATGGCCGTATCTTTCGTTCCATATCTTGCCACGACAAAATCGCCCGGTTCGGGTTCGACCATCGGATCCACGATGATCCAGTCGCCTTCCTCGAATTCCGGCGCCATGGCGGATCCCGACGTTTCCATGGCGAAAGACCGTGCGGAAAGGGACAACTGGGTAAAAAGCCATGCACGCGGTTCCTGCAACAGGGCGGAATTGCGGGAAGTCCGGCTGAATCTGGCCGCCTGTTCGGAAGTGATCAGGGGAATCTGGATGTTGTTCCCGACCATAATCGAAGATGCCTGAATAAGAGACATCTGTCCCATGCCGGTCTCCAGCCAGGAAGCCGAACAGCCGACCATTTCCTGCGCTTTGAGCATTCCCTGTTTTGAAATGCCTCTTGCCTGCCAGTTATGGATCGTTTGCGGCGACACGTTAAACAAACGTGCCAGTTCCGACTGCCCGTATACATGCTTCAGAACCTTTGCCGCTTCATATAGACGTTTCATTTGTTCATGCATACATGCATTTTCTGAAATTTGCCCGTCCTGTGTTACACGGCTTGTTTGACACTTGAATAAACAATATGTTTAAAAACCATCAGAAAAATATCAAACAACTGCGTACAAAAATGCCTTCATTCACGAAAAGGCCATTTATTCGTTCCTTTCCAGAACCTGTAGCACTTCTTCCTGTCGGAAACAGGTGGAAAAAATGTTCTGGATTTACAATCATTAAGCCCGATATTTTCACTTAATGATAACTAACTACGCAAATAAAAATATCTGACAGATTATTATCAACTTTGTAAATATTCAACTGTTTATAAACTGTTATTGACATAGTCCCGTCTGCCGGAGTTTCAAACCATTTTTTATCGAAGAATGAGTAGAAAAAAACCGAATTTCGAATTTTTCCTGCTCTGGCAGAGAACAAAAAAGCCTTTTATAACGCCATGCCGATCTGTTACAATGCCTGACCATTGCCCGGGTGGTGAAATTGGCAGACACAAGAGACTCGAAATACTTTGTGTCCATTAAAATAGAATCAAAGTCAAACGGGCGGATGTGGTGAAATTGGTAAACACAAGGGACTTAAAATCCCTCGGAGAAATCCTTGCCGGTTCAAGTCCGGCCATCCGCACCATCTAACAGGTTAGCAACCACTTCAAAATTCCCTCCAGAAAACTGCACAGCTCAATCAATCCAGGTTTAATTTTGAGCGTGGTCGTAAAAATGGCATGTGACCACATGGAGAGGACAGCATGTCAGAACAGCGGAAAAACCTGCTTGATGTGGAAATCGGGCTTGAAGCCGATATGCCGCGAGGAGCGTCAAACGGCTGGTAAACGCCGCCAATCCGAGTATTGCACTGTTGCAGGAAAGGAACTCATTGGTCATAAAATTGCGGCATTCGCAAAACTGTCGGTAAGAGGAAAGAAGAAGCTGACAAGGGCAGGGCAAGCAGCCGGGCGATTGCCATAAAGTATGTTCAGGACATTCCATCGGAAACGTTTGCTTTTTTGACATTGTGCCAGATCGTTGCAGGTATTTCAGGCGAAACGCCGTTGTCCCGCGTTGCCTTGTCTGTCGGGCAGGATGTTGAAGATGAAGTCGTGCTCAAACAGGTGCGTGAAGAAGAGGATGCGCTCTATAAGCGCATCGAAGCAGGTACCAAAAAGCGCACATCTGACCATAACAGGCGCTGTTACTTACTCAAAATTGCCAAAGAATATATTGAATTTGTTCGGTGGGGCGAAAAGACGTGATTGCATATCGGCATGAAGTTGATAGCGCTTTGCCAGTCATCCTTAGGTCTCGTACAGGTTGTGGATATCCGGAAAGGAAGTAGGAGACCAAAATGTTGACTGCCCTGCCGGAAATTTTGCAATGGATGAAAGAGAGGATGGACTTTCTGGGTGGCTTGCGTCCTGTGTATGAGCCGATGGTGGTCAGACCGAAGAACTGGACAACCCCTTATGACGGAGGCTACCTGTCTTCAGATATCAAGCCGCTGAGATTGGTCAAACGTGGGGCGAGAGCCTGTTTCGGGACTCTGGAAAAAGCAGACATGCCTGTTGTCTATGAAGCGGTCAACGCTATCCGGAACACGGCCTGGCAGATCAATACGTGGGCACTGGAAGTCATGCAGACTTTCCGGGATAACAGAATACAGGCAGGGGAAATGCCCCTGAAAGATGGCATACCGTTACCCGAAAAGCCTTTTGACATCGAGACGAACCCGCAAGCGCAGCTGAAATACCGGAGAGAAGCCAACGAAGTTTATCTTATCAACACCGCCAACCGATCAAAGCGAGCCCACTTTGAAATCATACTGGACATCGCCAGACGCTACGCACAGTACAAGAAATTCTATCAGCCACATCAGCTTGATTTTCGGGGCAGGGTATATGCAGTCTCTCCGTTATCCTGTCAGGGATCGGATACCACCAAGGCATTGCTGAGATTCGCCAACGGCAAACCCTTGGAGTCGGAAGGCTGGAAATGGCTGGCCGTACATGGGGCAGGGCTGATAGGGAACGACAAGGTATCTTTTGAAGATCGGGTGAATTTCATCTTGGATAATGAGGATGTCATTCTGGCGATTGCCGAAAATCCTTACGACAACCGGCAGTGGTTTGGTGAAATCGGAGGCTATGAGGTGGACAAGCCCTGGCAGTTTCTGGCGTGGTGCAAGGACTGGGAAGGATTCGTCAAGTACGGTGAGGCGTATGTCTCCAAAATCCCGGTAGCATTTGATGGTTCCTGTTCCGGGCTGCAACATTATTCGGCCATGCTCAAGGATGAAAAAGTGGGGGCTGCGGTCAACCTGTTACCGGGAGACAAACCTTCGGACGTGTATGCGATGGTAGCAGAAGAAGTCCTGAAAGCCGTCAATCATCATTTGGAAAACGGGACGGTAGATGAACTGAAGCTCGTGAAGGATAAACCAAAGTTTGTCGAAGGAACAAAAAGTTTGGCTGCACAATGGCTCGA carries:
- a CDS encoding LexA family protein; protein product: MKRLYEAAKVLKHVYGQSELARLFNVSPQTIHNWQARGISKQGMLKAQEMVGCSASWLETGMGQMSLIQASSIMVGNNIQIPLITSEQAARFSRTSRNSALLQEPRAWLFTQLSLSARSFAMETSGSAMAPEFEEGDWIIVDPMVEPEPGDFVVARYGTKDTAILRKYRPRGLDASHKMLFELVPLNDDHPCIRSHIDSVEIIGTVAEHRKFRKKKPDCAGGNSSGDTVFWSRPKRT
- a CDS encoding copper resistance protein NlpE; this encodes MKRFSLFLLSLFMLAILAACSKSEKDVAPPQGMYAGTLPCADCPGIKTAITFDQDGSVVETQLYENTDGASLSQGGTWKMDKGIVTVTFPFDTQYFIVKSADAIEMTDKDGKRSETLSEQYTLKKVAPKVASDFAGRYRLAGDRMLDGSGETLTILGNAQNGVTVTFSADGVEEGCTFNGQGKIVNDQVEIPLQTVNPDLKSTLVIRSTGPDSMNVFTSKANDKNDLGLFCTNGKTLAGDYVKAK
- the mdcC gene encoding malonate decarboxylase acyl carrier protein, which gives rise to MERITLEYPGYGKAGKKALAGVVGSGDMEALFEPDTAGKLAISITTSVDGSTPRWQRLFERLAGGRSLPAGRLVIHDFGATPGVARLRIEQVFEEAHHE
- a CDS encoding DNA-directed RNA polymerase, whose translation is MLTALPEILQWMKERMDFLGGLRPVYEPMVVRPKNWTTPYDGGYLSSDIKPLRLVKRGARACFGTLEKADMPVVYEAVNAIRNTAWQINTWALEVMQTFRDNRIQAGEMPLKDGIPLPEKPFDIETNPQAQLKYRREANEVYLINTANRSKRAHFEIILDIARRYAQYKKFYQPHQLDFRGRVYAVSPLSCQGSDTTKALLRFANGKPLESEGWKWLAVHGAGLIGNDKVSFEDRVNFILDNEDVILAIAENPYDNRQWFGEIGGYEVDKPWQFLAWCKDWEGFVKYGEAYVSKIPVAFDGSCSGLQHYSAMLKDEKVGAAVNLLPGDKPSDVYAMVAEEVLKAVNHHLENGTVDELKLVKDKPKFVEGTKSLAAQWLEFGINRKVTKRAVMTLCYGSKQLGFAGQLIEDCVRKTRMNEELLSFTCSGKPAITLPGKSALQ
- a CDS encoding LysR family transcriptional regulator; its protein translation is MIDSELTIRKLEIFLAFMEKRNIARTAEMLGISGVSVHRALHSLEDVLRCPLFVQDGRNLRPLPAARTLAHYAKEMVLVIRRAIDATREAAGYGRGRMKLGCLYSLTTELVPRLIMGLKRRRPEMEIDLSMNSSRELLAQLNEGQLDAILVSLPGKKVELAGLETLPLFEDTFYLAVPLSSSVPLAEPVELADLKEEKFVTMNDGFATAQCFSDAFAEAGFEPVVVTRLNDIFSLMNMVQAGVGLSLVPRRIGKVFDSSVRLVGLAEKYRKKQTVALVFPKSRERDPDILALVAEARMMARHSTG
- the mdcH gene encoding malonate decarboxylase subunit epsilon; the protein is MNRILFTFPGQGAQIPGMLHELDRVISCKHWFDRAGDVLGENVLTLDTAEALGRTRAVQLCILIAGVACADWLIREKSMPDFVSGLSIGAFPAAVTSGALAFDDALRLVSLRGELMENACPAGYGLSAIGGLPERSVRELVEAVHSPEHPVFVANLNAADQFVIAGSDEAMRRVLELAREKGATGTDRLAVAVPSHCPLLGEASRILAGAFRDIRLRRPSIAYLSGSTGRVLWQPERIADDLAFNMARPLHWADAMTAAYERGVRLAVEMPPGSVLTGLAKRIMEQGEAIACQQQPLQTVLELVRRLKTG
- a CDS encoding malonate decarboxylase holo-ACP synthase, yielding MKSAVMPSSGPTGRLLCRPHDLLWIAGREAFVSRKPLPSWVDSRWHDDMPVVVRRDDRKSGLIPIGIRGKTRAERAAAWISPESVRKIVSPESLVSDTGKLATSPFANTRPVQALLHLAKWMETWHWGVTGSCGYALATGTPVMHDDSDLDLLIRCPEPVNPAIFEELAGKLAALSCRTDIQIETPTGAFALQEWLRRRGEGTGCRILLKTDHGPILTTDPWRSVQSAKREIS
- a CDS encoding glutamine amidotransferase → MPHYNIQNNEQERKMAILIIDMGIPPGKIPEQCGTASRWFLDALGEIGKKADVVHPWRDEELPVPTAVSGAVITGSWSMVTDEEPWSEKTAEWIRQALFFDIPLFGVCYGHQLMAHALGGTVGDNPEGGEKGTFNVTLTEKGRNNLLLDGFPDRFPAYLFHQQSVLVPPSGCDVLATSEKDACQMLRYGTSAFSVQFHPEFTANILKAACTDDAGENGLTTCTIIPETLWSRKILHNFCRIVEDIG
- the mdcE gene encoding biotin-independent malonate decarboxylase subunit gamma, yielding MNTPDKTNGASRGDIWFDLLAGDFVQRAGQCPSVRVADGTLHGEPVRAIAVVPDPGNHYPRAVRGEVGLLEGWTLGKTVAEAVEQDRGKSVKRTILAIIDVPSQAYGRREEAFGIHLALAAAAGAYATARLAGHPVIGLIVGKAMSGAFLAHGYQANRLIAINDRGVMIHAMGKASAARITLRTVEALEKLASAIPPMAYDIANYKTLGLLEELIDVADPVHPTAVEVENARNAVLRAIESTRAGGVTLSNRLGSPNRASTSLVRERMREQWRE
- a CDS encoding biotin-independent malonate decarboxylase subunit beta, with translation MNDTRFIELSARDRARGLLDAGTFRELLGPFDYVMSPWLEPQGIIPQADDGMVVAKGTLSGKPAVVIAIEGTFQGGSMGEVSGAKMAAALELAVEDNRNGIPTQAVLCLETGGVRLQEANLGLAAIADIHAAIVDLRRHVPVIGIIAGTVGCFGGMSIAAALCSYLIVTREARLGLNGPQVIEQEAGIGEYDSRDRPFIWSLTGGEARFRNGFVDALVDDSLSAVKTATIACIEKGRPGSLRCEQIDGYLSKLNAFDTRQQADARLTAELFGKGDRS
- a CDS encoding triphosphoribosyl-dephospho-CoA synthase — translated: MDTLTLSNDTRAETVARRLAGHAVNALIGEARLSPKPGLVDARGSGSHDDMDLPMLEASAKSLQTAFLSMALAGWSRRPDTALRRRIGAIGREGEKTMMKTTGGINTHRGAIWALGLLVTAGAMHDGIATADDMTRTAARLACLDDTACPPAFSKGRYVTGRYKVPGAREEAQSGFPHITQLALPRLAESRQQGASEEEARIDALLAIMTSLSDTCVLSRGGPAALDAMHAGAKAVLAAGGMGTVEGKKAFDALEYAMLSARVSPGGAADLLAASLFLDSVAVR
- a CDS encoding SDR family NAD(P)-dependent oxidoreductase, which gives rise to MDRFAGKVVVITGAANGIGAAAARRFSSEGATVVLADYVAGDVMKMAATLPEDRTTAMVVDVSDPKAVEKMIEDTVRKYGKLDVMINNAGVHVVGSVLETSLDDWRRISGINIDGVVYGAKFSLPHLIRSKGCMINTSSVSGLGGDWGAAFYCASKGAVANLTRAMALDHGLSGVRINAVCPSLVKTNMTSGFDVAVQEKFNERIPLGRAAQPEEVASVMAFLASDDASFVNGACIPVDGGATASDGQPKIA